Proteins from one Pagrus major chromosome 1, Pma_NU_1.0 genomic window:
- the rab1aa gene encoding RAB1A, member RAS oncogene family a — translation MNPEYDYLFKLLLIGDSGVGKSCLLLRFADDTYTESYISTIGVDFKIRTIELDGKTIKLQIWDTAGQERFRTITSSYYRGAHGIIVVYDVTDQESFNNVKQWLQEIDRYASENVNKLLVGNKCDLTTKKVVDYTTAKEFADNLGIPFLETSAKSATNVEQAFMTMAAEIKKRMGPGATAGASEKSNIKIQSKPVNTSSGGCC, via the exons TGACTATTTATTCAAACTGCTCCTGATCGGTGATTCTGGTGTCGGAAAGTCTTGTCTCCTCCTCCGGTTTGCA gaTGACACGTACACAGAGAGCTACATTAGTACCATCGGTGTGGACTTCAAGATCAGGACCATCGAGCTGGACGGAAAGACCATAAAGCTTCAGATT TGGGACACGGCTGGTCAGGAGCGGTTCCGCACCATCACGTCCAGTTACTACAGAGGAGCGCACGGCATTATAGTAGTTTATGATGTGACAGATCAG GAGTCCTTCAATAACGTCAAACAGTGGCTACAGGAGATCGACCGCTACGCCAGCGAGAACGTCAACAAGCTGCTAGTAGGCAACAAGTGTGACCTCACAACGAAGAAGGTTGTGGATTACACCACAGCGAAG gaATTTGCCGACAACCTGGGGATCCCCTTCCTGGAGACCAGCGCTAAGAGTGCCACCAACGTGGAGCAAGCCTTCATGACCATGGCGGCCGAGATCAAGAAGAGGATGGGCCCCGGGGCCACGGCCGGCGCCTCGGAGAAGTCCAACATCAAGATCCAGAGCAAGCCAGTGAACACCTCGTCCGGAGGCTGCTGCTGA